Proteins from a single region of Salvelinus fontinalis isolate EN_2023a chromosome 15, ASM2944872v1, whole genome shotgun sequence:
- the LOC129811741 gene encoding protein phosphatase 1A isoform X2 has product MGAFLDKPKMEKHNAHGEGNSLTYGLSSMQGWRVEMEDAHTAVIGMPHGLDPWSFFAVYDGHAGSQVAKYCCEHLLEHITSNPDFQSGLEPNVESVKTGIRTGFLQIDEHMRNISEKKHGVDRSGSTAVGVMISPGHIYFINCGDSRGLLSRGGAVHFFTQDHKPSNPLEKERIQNAGGSVMIQRVNGSLAVSRALGDFDYKCVHGKGPTEQLVSPEPEVYAIERSEVEDEFIVLACDGIWDVMANEELCDFVRSRLEVTDDLERVCNEIVDTCLYKGSRDNMSVVLICLPGAPKVTADAVKREAELDKFLESRVEEIIKKQGNEGVPDLVHVMRTLASESIPNLPPGGELASKRNVVEAVYNKLNPYRSDDTDILFFRGFS; this is encoded by the exons ATGGGGGCGTTTTTGGACAAGCCAAAGATGGAGAAGCACAATGCTCATGGTGAGGGGAACAGTCTGACCTATGGCCTGAGCAGCAtgcagggctggagggtggagatGGAGGATGCGCACACAGCAGTCATTGGCATGCCTCATGGGCTCGACCCTTGGTCCTTCTTTGCTGTCTATGATGGGCATGCTGGCTCCCAGGTGGCCAAATACTGCTGTGAGCACCTGCTGGAGCACATCACCAGCAACCCAGACTTCCAGAGCGGTCTGGAGCCCAATGTAGAGAGTGTGAAGACCGGCATCCGCACAGGTTTCCTGCAGATTGACGAGCACATGCGGAACATCTCAGAGAAGAAGCACGGTGTGGACCGCAGTGGCTCAACTGCCGTGGGGGTAATGATTTCCCCAGGCCACATCTACTTCATCAACTGTGGAGACTCCCGGGGTCTTCTGAGCCGTGGAGGAGCTGTGCACTTCTTCACACAGGACCACAAGCCCAGCAACCcactggagaaggagaggattcAAAACGCCGGAGGCTCTGTCATGATCCAGAGAGTGAACGGCTCTCTGGCCGTGTCCCGGGCCCTGGGAGACTTCGACTACAAGTGTGTGCATGGCAAGGGCCCCACGGAGCAGCTGGTTTCACCAGAGCCTGAGGTGTATGCCATTGAAAGGTCTGAGGTGGAAGATGAGTTTATTGTCCTAGCCTGCGATGGCATCTGGGATGTCATGGCCAATGAGGAACTGTGTGACTTTGTCAGGTCCAGGCTAGAGGTGACCGATGACCTTGAGAGAGTCTGCAATGAAATTGTTGACACTTGCTTGTACAAG GGGAGTCGGGACAATATGAGCGTTGTGCTGATCTGCCTCCCAGGGGCTCCAAAGGTGACAGCAGATGCCGTGAAAAGGGAAGCAGAGCTGGATAAGTTCCTGGAGAGCAGAGTAGAAG AGATCATAAAGAAGCAGGGAAACGAAGGGGTTCCAGACTTGGTCCACGTGATGCGGACGTTGGCATCAGAGAGCATCCCTAACCTCCCTCCTGGAGGTGAACTGGCCAGCAA GCGAAACGTTGTTGAAGCAGTGTACAACAAACTCAACCCATACCGAAGTGATGACACA
- the LOC129811741 gene encoding protein phosphatase 1A isoform X3 — MGAFLDKPKMEKHNAHGEGNSLTYGLSSMQGWRVEMEDAHTAVIGMPHGLDPWSFFAVYDGHAGSQVAKYCCEHLLEHITSNPDFQSGLEPNVESVKTGIRTGFLQIDEHMRNISEKKHGVDRSGSTAVGVMISPGHIYFINCGDSRGLLSRGGAVHFFTQDHKPSNPLEKERIQNAGGSVMIQRVNGSLAVSRALGDFDYKCVHGKGPTEQLVSPEPEVYAIERSEVEDEFIVLACDGIWDVMANEELCDFVRSRLEVTDDLERVCNEIVDTCLYKGSRDNMSVVLICLPGAPKVTADAVKREAELDKFLESRVEEIIKKQGNEGVPDLVHVMRTLASESIPNLPPGGELASKRNVVEAVYNKLNPYRSDDTSRTGKM; from the exons ATGGGGGCGTTTTTGGACAAGCCAAAGATGGAGAAGCACAATGCTCATGGTGAGGGGAACAGTCTGACCTATGGCCTGAGCAGCAtgcagggctggagggtggagatGGAGGATGCGCACACAGCAGTCATTGGCATGCCTCATGGGCTCGACCCTTGGTCCTTCTTTGCTGTCTATGATGGGCATGCTGGCTCCCAGGTGGCCAAATACTGCTGTGAGCACCTGCTGGAGCACATCACCAGCAACCCAGACTTCCAGAGCGGTCTGGAGCCCAATGTAGAGAGTGTGAAGACCGGCATCCGCACAGGTTTCCTGCAGATTGACGAGCACATGCGGAACATCTCAGAGAAGAAGCACGGTGTGGACCGCAGTGGCTCAACTGCCGTGGGGGTAATGATTTCCCCAGGCCACATCTACTTCATCAACTGTGGAGACTCCCGGGGTCTTCTGAGCCGTGGAGGAGCTGTGCACTTCTTCACACAGGACCACAAGCCCAGCAACCcactggagaaggagaggattcAAAACGCCGGAGGCTCTGTCATGATCCAGAGAGTGAACGGCTCTCTGGCCGTGTCCCGGGCCCTGGGAGACTTCGACTACAAGTGTGTGCATGGCAAGGGCCCCACGGAGCAGCTGGTTTCACCAGAGCCTGAGGTGTATGCCATTGAAAGGTCTGAGGTGGAAGATGAGTTTATTGTCCTAGCCTGCGATGGCATCTGGGATGTCATGGCCAATGAGGAACTGTGTGACTTTGTCAGGTCCAGGCTAGAGGTGACCGATGACCTTGAGAGAGTCTGCAATGAAATTGTTGACACTTGCTTGTACAAG GGGAGTCGGGACAATATGAGCGTTGTGCTGATCTGCCTCCCAGGGGCTCCAAAGGTGACAGCAGATGCCGTGAAAAGGGAAGCAGAGCTGGATAAGTTCCTGGAGAGCAGAGTAGAAG AGATCATAAAGAAGCAGGGAAACGAAGGGGTTCCAGACTTGGTCCACGTGATGCGGACGTTGGCATCAGAGAGCATCCCTAACCTCCCTCCTGGAGGTGAACTGGCCAGCAA GCGAAACGTTGTTGAAGCAGTGTACAACAAACTCAACCCATACCGAAGTGATGACACA TCCAGAACTGGAAAAATGTAA
- the LOC129811741 gene encoding protein phosphatase 1A isoform X1, with protein sequence MGAFLDKPKMEKHNAHGEGNSLTYGLSSMQGWRVEMEDAHTAVIGMPHGLDPWSFFAVYDGHAGSQVAKYCCEHLLEHITSNPDFQSGLEPNVESVKTGIRTGFLQIDEHMRNISEKKHGVDRSGSTAVGVMISPGHIYFINCGDSRGLLSRGGAVHFFTQDHKPSNPLEKERIQNAGGSVMIQRVNGSLAVSRALGDFDYKCVHGKGPTEQLVSPEPEVYAIERSEVEDEFIVLACDGIWDVMANEELCDFVRSRLEVTDDLERVCNEIVDTCLYKGSRDNMSVVLICLPGAPKVTADAVKREAELDKFLESRVEEIIKKQGNEGVPDLVHVMRTLASESIPNLPPGGELASKRNVVEAVYNKLNPYRSDDTDSASTDDMW encoded by the exons ATGGGGGCGTTTTTGGACAAGCCAAAGATGGAGAAGCACAATGCTCATGGTGAGGGGAACAGTCTGACCTATGGCCTGAGCAGCAtgcagggctggagggtggagatGGAGGATGCGCACACAGCAGTCATTGGCATGCCTCATGGGCTCGACCCTTGGTCCTTCTTTGCTGTCTATGATGGGCATGCTGGCTCCCAGGTGGCCAAATACTGCTGTGAGCACCTGCTGGAGCACATCACCAGCAACCCAGACTTCCAGAGCGGTCTGGAGCCCAATGTAGAGAGTGTGAAGACCGGCATCCGCACAGGTTTCCTGCAGATTGACGAGCACATGCGGAACATCTCAGAGAAGAAGCACGGTGTGGACCGCAGTGGCTCAACTGCCGTGGGGGTAATGATTTCCCCAGGCCACATCTACTTCATCAACTGTGGAGACTCCCGGGGTCTTCTGAGCCGTGGAGGAGCTGTGCACTTCTTCACACAGGACCACAAGCCCAGCAACCcactggagaaggagaggattcAAAACGCCGGAGGCTCTGTCATGATCCAGAGAGTGAACGGCTCTCTGGCCGTGTCCCGGGCCCTGGGAGACTTCGACTACAAGTGTGTGCATGGCAAGGGCCCCACGGAGCAGCTGGTTTCACCAGAGCCTGAGGTGTATGCCATTGAAAGGTCTGAGGTGGAAGATGAGTTTATTGTCCTAGCCTGCGATGGCATCTGGGATGTCATGGCCAATGAGGAACTGTGTGACTTTGTCAGGTCCAGGCTAGAGGTGACCGATGACCTTGAGAGAGTCTGCAATGAAATTGTTGACACTTGCTTGTACAAG GGGAGTCGGGACAATATGAGCGTTGTGCTGATCTGCCTCCCAGGGGCTCCAAAGGTGACAGCAGATGCCGTGAAAAGGGAAGCAGAGCTGGATAAGTTCCTGGAGAGCAGAGTAGAAG AGATCATAAAGAAGCAGGGAAACGAAGGGGTTCCAGACTTGGTCCACGTGATGCGGACGTTGGCATCAGAGAGCATCCCTAACCTCCCTCCTGGAGGTGAACTGGCCAGCAA GCGAAACGTTGTTGAAGCAGTGTACAACAAACTCAACCCATACCGAAGTGATGACACA GACTCAGCGTCCACAGACGACATGTGGTAA